ATCCAAGGGGGTGATGGTGGACTTGCCCTTGGAGTAGGATTTGGATAATGTGCGGATGGAAATAAAAGACATGTTAGTTGATAGGTTGTGGACTGACGGTAGTGCCGTCCTTGAGTTGATCGTGAGGTGGGAGGATGACGTGTTCGCCGGAGCGGATGCCATCGAGGACGCGGCGGTGTTGCTCGCGACTGTCATTGCTGAGTTCGAGACTGCGGAGGCGGGCCTTGTTGTTGGTATCGACAACCCAAACGGAGGAGTCATTGACCAGGGCCTCTTCCGGCACGTAGATGGCGAGTCGGCCAGTGCTGGCACTTGTTCCCGATGACGAAGTCACAGCCCGGCTGCCGTCTTTGGCAAAAAACTTGCCGCGCACCAACATTTCCGGGCGAAGACGGATGTCGGGTTTTTCAATCGCGACCTTCGCCTGCAGCGTGTTCCGTTGGAGGTCGGCCTGACCGGTGATGCGGGTGACCCGACCATTGAAGGTCATGTCCGGCAGCAGATCAGATGTGATTTCCACAATCTGTCCCACCTGCATGCCTGCGGCCTCGGTGAGAGGAACGTCGATACGTGCCTGGAGTTTTTGCGGATCGTAAAGCTCCACCACCACGGCGGAATGGGGATCGTCCATGGTCAGCATCCGTTTCTTGCCGGGGGCGACGTGCAGGTGCAGCACTATGCCGTCCATGGGCGCGGTGATGCGGGTGCGGTCGAGGGCTAACTGGGCACGTGCGAGGTCGGTGTTGAGTTCGGTGAGGACCGACTCCATCGACAAACGCTCAAACTCGATCTGTTCGATCTGGGCTTTCTG
This Oceaniferula flava DNA region includes the following protein-coding sequences:
- a CDS encoding efflux RND transporter periplasmic adaptor subunit → MSLAQLSQSADSHDTPSRGKRSFAWLLPVGLLVGFLLIMALLFGSRLIPATEVTTAPVITLRQEASVAAQPSTPDTTTETVVTKGQMLFQASGWVEPDPYITYVPALVNGVVDEVHVLEGEQVKKGQLLATLIDDDAKLNVQQVEQKIKSHQGRIDAHCQAVHIINAEIRATEKKITALRASVAEARDLTQRYDRLPKGAVPQQQVAAARFTLQRTEALVAQAEAELPKQKAQIEQIEFERLSMESVLTELNTDLARAQLALDRTRITAPMDGIVLHLHVAPGKKRMLTMDDPHSAVVVELYDPQKLQARIDVPLTEAAGMQVGQIVEITSDLLPDMTFNGRVTRITGQADLQRNTLQAKVAIEKPDIRLRPEMLVRGKFFAKDGSRAVTSSSGTSASTGRLAIYVPEEALVNDSSVWVVDTNNKARLRSLELSNDSREQHRRVLDGIRSGEHVILPPHDQLKDGTTVSPQPIN